In one Streptomyces marincola genomic region, the following are encoded:
- a CDS encoding carbohydrate kinase family protein has product MRIAVSGSIAHDHLMTFPGRFADQLVGEQLHTVSLSFLVDALEVRRGGVGANIAYGMGQLGARPILVGAAGADFDEYRAWLDRHGVDTGSVRISDILHTARFVCTTDADHNQIGSFYTGAMSEARLIELKSVADRVGGLDLVHIGADDPEAMLRHTEECRTRGIPFAADFSQQLARMEGEEIRTLTEGAAYLFHNEYEKALVETKTGWSADEVLSKVGTRVTTLGPRGVLIERAGEEPIEVGCAEEERKADPTGVGDAFRAGFLSGLAWGSTLERAAQVGCMLATLVIETVGTQEYTLSRGPFLERFAKAYGADAADEVRVHLS; this is encoded by the coding sequence GTGCGTATCGCCGTTTCCGGCTCCATCGCCCATGACCACCTGATGACCTTCCCCGGCCGCTTCGCCGACCAGTTGGTGGGCGAGCAACTGCACACCGTTTCCCTGTCGTTCCTGGTCGACGCCCTCGAAGTCCGCCGCGGCGGGGTCGGGGCCAACATCGCCTACGGCATGGGCCAGCTGGGGGCCAGGCCCATCCTCGTCGGCGCCGCGGGCGCCGACTTCGACGAGTACCGGGCCTGGCTCGACCGGCACGGCGTGGACACCGGCTCGGTCCGCATCTCCGACATACTGCACACCGCGCGTTTCGTGTGCACCACGGACGCCGACCACAACCAGATCGGCTCGTTCTACACCGGCGCGATGAGCGAGGCCCGCCTCATCGAGCTGAAGTCCGTCGCCGACCGCGTGGGCGGCCTCGACCTGGTGCACATCGGGGCCGACGACCCCGAGGCCATGCTGCGGCACACCGAGGAGTGCCGCACCCGCGGCATCCCGTTCGCGGCGGACTTCTCGCAGCAACTGGCGCGCATGGAGGGCGAGGAGATCAGGACCCTGACCGAGGGCGCCGCCTACCTCTTCCACAACGAGTACGAGAAGGCGCTCGTGGAGACCAAGACGGGCTGGTCGGCCGACGAGGTGCTGAGCAAGGTCGGCACCCGCGTCACCACCCTCGGGCCGCGCGGCGTCCTGATCGAACGGGCCGGCGAGGAGCCCATCGAGGTCGGCTGCGCCGAGGAGGAGCGCAAGGCCGACCCGACCGGGGTCGGGGACGCCTTCAGGGCCGGCTTCCTCTCCGGTCTCGCCTGGGGGAGCACGCTGGAGCGGGCCGCGCAGGTCGGCTGCATGCTGGCCACCCTCGTCATCGAAACGGTCGGCACCCAGGAGTACACCCTCTCCCGCGGCCCGTTCCTCGAACGGTTCGCCAAGGCCTACGGCGCCGACGCCGCCGACGAGGTGCGCGTCCACCTCTCCTGA
- the nadA gene encoding quinolinate synthase NadA yields the protein MTTAQPLDVTPSPLALLLLGRAADPASERGVDCPGDLPAPSDPDLVGRARAARERLGSRLFVLGHHYQRDEVIQFADVTGDSFKLAREAAARPEAEYIVFCGVHFMAESADILTNDSQQVILPDLAAGCSMADMATAEQVAEAWDVLTDAGVAASTVPVTYMNSSADIKAFTGRHGGTVCTSSNARRALTWAFAQAGENGKVLFLPDQHLGRNTALRDLGMAPEDCVVYNPHRPGGGLTPEELRRAKMILWRGHCSVHGRFSLDSVTEVRARIPGVNVLVHPECRQEVVAAADHVGSTEHIIRLLDEAPAGSRWAVGTELNLVRRLAARYAPEGKEIVFLDRTVCFCSTMNRIDLPHLVWALESLADGKVVNRITVDPETAHFARVALDRMLALP from the coding sequence GTGACCACCGCCCAGCCCCTGGACGTCACCCCCTCCCCGCTCGCCCTGCTGCTCCTGGGGCGTGCCGCCGACCCGGCGAGCGAACGCGGCGTCGACTGCCCGGGCGACCTGCCGGCGCCTTCCGACCCCGACCTGGTCGGGCGCGCCCGCGCCGCCAGGGAACGGCTCGGCAGCCGCCTGTTCGTGCTCGGCCACCACTACCAGCGTGACGAGGTCATCCAGTTCGCCGACGTCACCGGCGACTCGTTCAAGCTGGCGCGCGAGGCGGCGGCCCGCCCGGAGGCGGAGTACATCGTCTTCTGCGGTGTGCACTTCATGGCCGAGTCCGCCGACATCCTCACCAACGACTCCCAGCAGGTGATCCTGCCCGACCTCGCGGCGGGCTGCTCCATGGCCGACATGGCCACCGCCGAGCAGGTCGCCGAGGCGTGGGACGTGCTGACCGACGCGGGCGTGGCCGCCTCGACCGTGCCCGTCACCTACATGAACTCCTCGGCCGACATCAAGGCGTTCACCGGCAGGCACGGCGGCACCGTCTGCACCTCCTCGAACGCCAGGCGCGCCCTCACCTGGGCGTTCGCCCAGGCCGGCGAGAACGGCAAGGTGCTGTTCCTGCCGGACCAGCACCTGGGCCGCAACACCGCGCTGCGCGACCTGGGCATGGCGCCCGAGGACTGCGTCGTCTACAACCCGCACCGCCCCGGCGGCGGCCTGACCCCGGAGGAGCTGCGCCGCGCGAAGATGATCCTGTGGCGCGGCCACTGCTCCGTGCACGGCCGCTTCTCGCTCGACTCGGTGACCGAGGTGCGCGCCCGCATACCCGGCGTGAACGTCCTGGTGCACCCCGAGTGCCGGCAGGAGGTCGTCGCGGCGGCCGACCACGTCGGATCGACCGAGCACATCATCCGGCTGCTCGACGAGGCGCCGGCCGGCTCCCGCTGGGCCGTCGGCACCGAGCTGAACCTCGTGCGGCGGCTCGCCGCCCGGTACGCCCCCGAGGGCAAGGAGATCGTCTTCCTCGACCGCACGGTGTGCTTCTGCTCCACCATGAACCGCATCGACCTCCCTCACCTGGTGTGGGCCCTGGAGTCCCTGGCCGACGGCAAGGTGGTCAACCGAATCACGGTTGATCCCGAGACCGCGCACTTCGCCCGGGTCGCGCTCGACCGGATGCTGGCCCTGCCGTGA
- a CDS encoding HesB/IscA family protein, with translation MSVTEETAVSGGIILSDTAVGKVRSLLEQEGRDDLALRVAVQPGGCSGLRYQLFFDERSLDGDVVKDFDGVKVVTDRMSAPYLGGASIDFVDTIEKQGFTIDNPNATGSCACGDSFS, from the coding sequence ATGTCCGTAACGGAAGAGACCGCTGTCAGCGGCGGCATCATCCTTTCCGACACGGCCGTGGGGAAGGTCAGGAGCCTGCTTGAGCAGGAGGGCCGTGACGACCTCGCGCTCCGCGTGGCGGTCCAGCCCGGCGGATGCTCCGGTCTGCGCTACCAGCTCTTCTTCGACGAGCGCTCGCTCGACGGCGATGTCGTGAAGGACTTCGACGGCGTGAAGGTGGTCACCGACCGCATGAGCGCCCCCTACCTGGGCGGCGCCTCCATCGACTTCGTCGACACGATCGAGAAGCAGGGCTTCACGATCGACAACCCGAACGCCACCGGCTCCTGCGCCTGTGGCGACTCCTTCAGCTGA
- a CDS encoding GNAT family N-acetyltransferase: MILRRLRDSRADAEAVRTVATAAFGDGAFGGAPEDRQAVRFLRRVRHLVTTDPDGCWLAEDDAGRPLGAALACLRENVWGLSLFAVVPRAQGKGAGTELMRRVAEYGRGVLRGMICARPHPAATRLYRAAGFTLHPTVRLTGAVDAGRLAAPDGPAIEGGAAHRDLMDSVDRRVRGAAHGPDHTELLRHCRVVVADDLAGSGYCYLDDSGRVELLAATSRRIAVRLLGSALLSLPPGVAASVRHLTAEQEWAVDVGLAAGLDLSADGFLCLRGMRPPAPYLPSVQYL, from the coding sequence ATGATCCTGCGCCGCCTGCGCGACAGCCGCGCCGACGCCGAGGCCGTCCGCACGGTCGCCACCGCCGCGTTCGGCGACGGAGCGTTCGGCGGGGCGCCGGAGGACCGGCAGGCCGTCCGTTTCCTGCGGCGGGTGCGGCACCTGGTCACCACCGACCCGGACGGGTGCTGGCTCGCCGAGGACGACGCGGGCCGGCCGCTGGGCGCCGCCCTGGCCTGCCTGCGCGAGAACGTGTGGGGCCTGTCGCTGTTCGCCGTCGTGCCGCGGGCGCAGGGCAAGGGGGCGGGCACCGAACTGATGCGCCGCGTGGCGGAGTACGGCCGGGGCGTGCTGCGCGGCATGATCTGCGCCCGCCCGCACCCGGCGGCGACCCGCCTCTACCGCGCCGCCGGGTTCACCCTGCACCCCACCGTGCGACTGACCGGCGCGGTGGACGCCGGCCGGCTCGCCGCTCCCGACGGGCCCGCCATCGAGGGCGGCGCCGCGCACCGCGACCTGATGGACTCCGTGGACCGCCGGGTGCGCGGCGCCGCGCACGGGCCCGACCACACCGAGCTGCTGCGGCACTGCCGGGTCGTCGTCGCCGACGACCTCGCCGGCAGCGGCTACTGCTACCTGGACGACTCGGGCCGCGTCGAACTGCTCGCGGCCACCTCGCGCCGCATCGCCGTCCGGCTGCTCGGCTCCGCCCTGCTGAGCCTGCCGCCCGGCGTCGCCGCCTCGGTCCGCCACCTGACGGCCGAGCAGGAGTGGGCCGTCGACGTCGGGCTCGCCGCCGGGCTCGACCTGTCGGCGGACGGGTTCCTGTGCCTGCGCGGCATGCGCCCGCCCGCGCCCTACCTGCCGTCCGTCCAGTACCTGTGA